The following proteins come from a genomic window of Diorhabda carinulata isolate Delta chromosome X, icDioCari1.1, whole genome shotgun sequence:
- the LOC130902525 gene encoding glycerol-3-phosphate dehydrogenase [NAD(+)], cytoplasmic isoform X1: MAQRECKQPKKICIVGSGNWGSAIAKIVGYNAQRLDHLDNEVTMYVYEEIVNGKKLTEIINETHENVKYLPGHKLPPNVVAIPDVVDAAKDADVLIFVVPHQFIRTLCATLLGKIKPNAVGLSLIKGFDRAKGGGIDLISHIITRNLKIPCSVLMGANLAGEVADEKFCETTIGCSDITIGPLLRDIIQTDYFRVVVVDDEDTVEICGALKNIVACGAGFVDGLGLGDNTKAAVIRLGLMEMVKFVDVFYPGGKLGTFFESCGIADLITTCYGGRNRKVSEAFVRTGKSIKELEDEMLNGQKLQGPFTAEEVNTMLKTKQMEDKFPLFTTIYKICDGKLPPSEFISCIKNHPEHMYVPKIITFT; encoded by the exons ATGGCACAAAGAGAATGTAAACAACCGAAGAAGATATGTATAGTCGGCAGCGGTAACTG gggTTCTGCTATAGCTAAAATTGTAGGGTATAATGCCCAAAGGTTGGATCACCTCGACAACGAGGTTACCATGTACGTATATGAGGAGATCGTTAACGGAAAGAAGTTAAcagaaataattaatgaaacacACGAAAACGTTAAATATCTACCGGGGCATAAGTTACCACCCAACGTA GTGGCCATTCCGGATGTAGTTGATGCAGCTAAAGATGCagatgttttgatatttgttgtaCCACATCAATTTATCAGAACTTTATGTGCAACTCTTCTAGGAAAAATTAAACCAAATGCCGTAGGATTATCTCtaataaaa gGTTTTGATCGTGCTAAAGGTGGTGGAATCGATTTAATTTCTCACATAATAACGAGAAATTTAAAAATCCCATGCTCGGTTCTTATGGGGGCGAATTTAGCAGGCGAAGTAGCCGATGAGAAATTCTGCGAAACCACCATAGGATGCAGCGACATCACCATAGGACCTCTATTAAGGGACATCATCCAAACGGATTACTTCAGAGTTGTCGTAGTCGACGACGAAGACACCGTAGAAATTTGCGGGGCCCTTAAG aatATCGTCGCTTGTGGTGCTGGCTTCGTGGACGGTTTGGGACTAGGAGACAATACCAAAGCCGCCGTTATACGTTTGGGTCTAATGGAAATGGTTAAATTCGTCGACGTTTTTTATCCGGGCGGTAAATTGGGGACGTTTTTTGAAAGTTGCGGCATCGCCGATCTGATAACCACCTGTTACGGAGGGAGGAATCGTAAAGTGAGCGAAGCCTTCGTACGTACGGGCAAAAGTATCAAGGAATTGGAGGATGAGATGTTGAACGGACAGAAACTCCAAGGACCTTTTACCGCAGAAGAGGTTAATACCATGTTGAAAACTAAGCAGATGGAAGACAA GTTTCCCCTATTCActacaatatataaaatatgcgATGGAAAACTTCCACCTTCAGAATTCATCAGTTGCATTAAGAATCACCCCGAGCACAT GTATGTACCGAAAATTATTACCTTCACCTGA
- the LOC130902523 gene encoding uncharacterized protein LOC130902523 translates to MNLYRGKSSREVYLASLLYDSIDDNNFNAVKLLLCEKEADPNLILPIKNISSFHLAVGCDDETFSLKVTKLILQNGGNPNVCSDDGLTPVHIAAAWGRVEILRILLNCGGDGEYRDSNLMTPIHYAIKESWQDCVDLLRSYLPYNYNILNKDQENCCQYRLDKIIVNNGYARGEYGVLLKSENRVDVGETMEDLGRLPKPDTTKYVLNWFETHIDSRGGETFVKNVSDTSEEEKNKRLSYDSSLDESENDKKIVFSKNSNGKKTKIDETNVAMSSGFDSAESDTRNCCKEISGESGILSFTTSTDHLINNFDNINSKNVHFKIFPNFNESISLGNGVKYMTCSKNLESKVSLNYNNLNSIGNVVNGSNENLQCFKNGDTKISANYNNLNSRGNGINGSNEYLTCSTNVDSRIFSDDSNLNPLGNGVNSSVFNKNILAISGDSNLLTSDDSVVNKMDDEESTELSFVTVSEYYKYEDKSEGITLYEKRMVKITSDEGESVKTFSTKMSSLPETFDYDAVTLRRELTLLGYDPPGPITVTTKRLYLKKLYRLQKDAAKKTPQKTVRKSPQLIINRVYSPELEKTLRDPTWKQDLSVYRRLEEVLVKEFSTPLPSRKWREGHSKSSFTYLLLDPRKTDDLPCRAHTMDPQEVWKTFLSAIFYIGKGKKTRPYAHLYEAVNLWRRGGGRNVPKKKLQTILDIWKSNGGVICLHVFQNIIPVEAYTREATMISALKMENLTNEKQGEFYGMASTWQGTQKRLLGTYLLHKALTVFLTEGERQLYAADISTG, encoded by the exons ATGAATCTGTATCGAGGTAAAAGTTCGCGTGAAGTGTATTTAGCGTCTTTATTGTACGACTCCATAGACGATAATAATTTcaa tgccgtaaaattattattgtgtgAAAAAGAGGCTGATCCAAATCTTATTTTaccgataaaaaatatttcttccttTCATTTGGCTGTTGGTTGTGATGACGAAACTTTTTCTCTGAAAGTTACTAAACTGATTTTACAAAATGGAGGAAATCCTAATGTATG tTCTGACGATGGATTGACCCCGGTTCACATAGCAGCAGCATGGGGTAGAGTGGAGATTCTACGGATACTATTAAACTGTGGGGGCGATGGGGAATATAGAGATTCAAACTTAATGACACCTATTCATTATGCAATAAAGGAAAGTTGGCAGGATTGTGTGGATCTACTTAGATCTTATTTAccatataattataatatactcAATAAAGATCAAGAAAACTGTTGTCAATATAGATTAG ataaaattattgtaaataatggTTACGCTAGAGGGGAATATGGAGTTCTTTTGAAATCAGAGAATAGAGTTGATGTAGGTGAGACTATGGAAGATTTGGGGCGTTTACCCAAACCGGACACCACCAAATACGTTCTAAATTGGTTCGAAACACACATCGATAGTAGAGGGGGTGAAACTTTCGTTAAAAATGTTAGCGATACGTCAGAGGAAGAGAAAAACAAGCGGTTATCTTACGACAGCTCTTTAGACGAATCggaaaacgacaaaaaaattgtcttttcaaAAAACTCGAAcggaaaaaaaacgaaaatcgATGAGACGAACGTCGCAATGTCGAGCGGTTTTGATTCGGCCGAATCCGATACTAGAAACTGCTGTAAAGAAATATCCGGTGAAAGCGGAATTTTATCGTTCACAACCTCGACTGATCACTTAATTAACAATTTCGATAATATAAATTCCAAAAACgtccattttaaaattttccccAACTTTAATGAATCAATTTCACTTGGCAACGGCGTAAAGTACATGACGTGCTCCAAAAACCTTGAATCAAAAGTTTCcctcaattataataatttaaactcAATTGGCAACGTTGTGAACGGCAGCAATGAAAATTTGCAGTGTTTTAAAAATGGCGATACAAAAATTTCGGcgaattataataatttaaattcacgTGGCAATGGTATAAATGGTAGTAACGAATATCTGACATGTTCCACAAATGTCGATTCGAGAATTTTCTCGGACGATAGTAATTTGAATCCGCTTGGCAACGGTGTAAATTCGAgtgtatttaataaaaatatattggcAATAAGTGGCGATTCGAATTTATTAACTTCCGATGATTCGGTTGTTAATAAAATGGACGACGAGGAAAGTACGGAATTGAGTTTCGTGACAGTTTCCGAATATTATAAATACGAAGATAAATCCGAAGGGATCACTTTGTACGAGAAACGAATGGTAAAAATAACCAg CGATGAAGGCGAAAGTGTGAAAACATTCTCAACGAAAATGAGTTCACTACCGGAAACATTCGATTACGATGCCGTAACCTTGAGAAGGGAACTCACATTATTAGGATACGACCCTCCGGGTCCAATCACCGTGACAACTAAAaggttatatttgaaaaaattgtaccGGCTACAAAAGGATGCCGCGAAAAAAACTCCACAGAAAACCGTTAGAAAATCTCCACAATTGATAATTAATAGAG tgTATTCCCCGGAATTGGAGAAAACTTTGAGGGACCCTACGTGGAAACAAGATCTCTCAGTTTATAGGCGATTAGAGGAAGTGTTGGTGAAGGAGTTCAGTACGCCATTACCATCGAGAAAATGGCGCGAAGGTCACAGTAAATCGTCTTTCACCTATTTACTGTTAGATCCTAGAAAAACGGATGATTTACCATGTAGGGCGCATACAATGGATCCTCAAGAAGTATGGAAAACCTTCTTATCGGCCATATTCTATATAGGAAAAG gTAAAAAAACCCGCCCGTACGCGCATCTCTACGAAGCGGTGAATTTATGGCGACGAGGTGGCGGTAGGAACGTACCCAAGAAGAAACTCCAGACTATTTTGGATATTTGGAAAAGTAACGGAGGCGTAATCTGCCTTCAcgttttccaaaatatcatcCCCGTGGAAGCGTATACCAGGGAAGCGACGATGATAAGCGccttgaaaatggaaaatttgacCAACGAAAAACAGGGGGAATTCTACGGAATGGCGTCTACGTGGCAGGGGACGCAGAAGAGGTTACTCGGAACATATTTGTTACATAAGGCTTTGACGGTATTCTTGACTGAAGGTGAAAGGCAATTATACGCTGCCGATATAAGTACTGGatga
- the LOC130902525 gene encoding glycerol-3-phosphate dehydrogenase [NAD(+)], cytoplasmic isoform X2, with protein MAQRECKQPKKICIVGSGNWGSAIAKIVGYNAQRLDHLDNEVTMYVYEEIVNGKKLTEIINETHENVKYLPGHKLPPNVVAIPDVVDAAKDADVLIFVVPHQFIRTLCATLLGKIKPNAVGLSLIKGFDRAKGGGIDLISHIITRNLKIPCSVLMGANLAGEVADEKFCETTIGCSDITIGPLLRDIIQTDYFRVVVVDDEDTVEICGALKNIVACGAGFVDGLGLGDNTKAAVIRLGLMEMVKFVDVFYPGGKLGTFFESCGIADLITTCYGGRNRKVSEAFVRTGKSIKELEDEMLNGQKLQGPFTAEEVNTMLKTKQMEDKFPLFTTIYKICDGKLPPSEFISCIKNHPEHMVKSTK; from the exons ATGGCACAAAGAGAATGTAAACAACCGAAGAAGATATGTATAGTCGGCAGCGGTAACTG gggTTCTGCTATAGCTAAAATTGTAGGGTATAATGCCCAAAGGTTGGATCACCTCGACAACGAGGTTACCATGTACGTATATGAGGAGATCGTTAACGGAAAGAAGTTAAcagaaataattaatgaaacacACGAAAACGTTAAATATCTACCGGGGCATAAGTTACCACCCAACGTA GTGGCCATTCCGGATGTAGTTGATGCAGCTAAAGATGCagatgttttgatatttgttgtaCCACATCAATTTATCAGAACTTTATGTGCAACTCTTCTAGGAAAAATTAAACCAAATGCCGTAGGATTATCTCtaataaaa gGTTTTGATCGTGCTAAAGGTGGTGGAATCGATTTAATTTCTCACATAATAACGAGAAATTTAAAAATCCCATGCTCGGTTCTTATGGGGGCGAATTTAGCAGGCGAAGTAGCCGATGAGAAATTCTGCGAAACCACCATAGGATGCAGCGACATCACCATAGGACCTCTATTAAGGGACATCATCCAAACGGATTACTTCAGAGTTGTCGTAGTCGACGACGAAGACACCGTAGAAATTTGCGGGGCCCTTAAG aatATCGTCGCTTGTGGTGCTGGCTTCGTGGACGGTTTGGGACTAGGAGACAATACCAAAGCCGCCGTTATACGTTTGGGTCTAATGGAAATGGTTAAATTCGTCGACGTTTTTTATCCGGGCGGTAAATTGGGGACGTTTTTTGAAAGTTGCGGCATCGCCGATCTGATAACCACCTGTTACGGAGGGAGGAATCGTAAAGTGAGCGAAGCCTTCGTACGTACGGGCAAAAGTATCAAGGAATTGGAGGATGAGATGTTGAACGGACAGAAACTCCAAGGACCTTTTACCGCAGAAGAGGTTAATACCATGTTGAAAACTAAGCAGATGGAAGACAA GTTTCCCCTATTCActacaatatataaaatatgcgATGGAAAACTTCCACCTTCAGAATTCATCAGTTGCATTAAGAATCACCCCGAGCACAT ggTTAAAAGTACCAAATGA
- the LOC130902527 gene encoding elongation of very long chain fatty acids protein 6, protein MKEYIQVTLPNYSYMFNFESDFIHQKTRTWMQDNWTSGFYYVGIYMVLIFGGQYLMQNRPRFELRGILVVWNTILATFSIMGACRTVPEFIHTLTHHGLYHSVCIPSFIEQDKVSGFWTWMFVLSKLPELGDTIFIVLRKQPLIFLHWYHHITVLLYSWFSYTEYTASARWFIVMNYCVHSIMYTYYALKAMRYSPPRQIAMLITSLQLLQMIVGCAVNLWARQLLQQQAECHITPFNIKLSISMYFSYFVLFARFFFKAYMSGNRKSKTMSTPVSEDYPLLKSKVQ, encoded by the coding sequence atgaaagaatatattcaGGTAACGTTACCGAATTATTCTTATATGTTTAATTTCGAATCTGATTTCATTCATCAAAAAACTCGAACATGGATGCAAGACAACTGGACTTCAGGATTTTATTACGTCGGGATTTACATGGTTCTTATATTCGGAGGACAATACCTAATGCAGAACCGACCTAGATTCGAATTGAGAGGAATTTTGGTTGTATGGAACACGATTTTGGCGACTTTCAGTATTATGGGTGCCTGTAGAACCGTACCGGAATTCATTCACACGTTAACACACCACGGTTTGTACCATTCCGTATGCATTCCTTCTTTTATCGAACAGGATAAAGTATCCGGGTTTTGGACTTGGATGTTCGTGCTTAGTAAGTTACCTGAATTAGGAGATACTATATTTATAGTATTAAGAAAACAGCCGCTGATATTTCTGCATTGGTATCATCACATAACTGTGCTGTTGTATTCTTGGTTTAGTTATACTGAATACACGGCTAGTGCTAGATGGTTTATTGTTATGAATTATTGTGTTCATTCGATTATGTACACTTATTATGCTCTAAAAGCAATGAGGTACAGTCCTCCCAGACAAATCGCCATGCTTATCACCTCTTTACAATTATTACAAATGATAGTTGGTTGTGCTGTTAATTTATGGGCTAGACAATTACTTCAACAACAAGCGGAATGTCATATAACTCCGTTTAACATCAAATTGTCAATTTCCATGTATTTCAGTTATTTCGTTTTGTTCGCTAGATTCTTTTTTAAAGCATACATGTCTGGTAATAGGAAATCTAAAACAATGAGCACTCCCGTTTCTGAAGATTATCCTTTATTAAAATCGAAAGTGCAGTAA